In Leopardus geoffroyi isolate Oge1 chromosome D1, O.geoffroyi_Oge1_pat1.0, whole genome shotgun sequence, a single window of DNA contains:
- the LOC123600464 gene encoding LOW QUALITY PROTEIN: olfactory receptor 481-like (The sequence of the model RefSeq protein was modified relative to this genomic sequence to represent the inferred CDS: inserted 1 base in 1 codon) encodes MCLGGQASTIVHHAFPYHTGTHVAQLGSDVVFGHTLDNTLAECFLLAAMAYDHYVAIXLPLLYSTHMSSRVCIVLLAASYLGVCVNASSFTGCLLSLTFCGPNKINHVFCDLPPLGRLSCTHIYVAEVSPAILGGSIIVITLFIIAVSYLYILHLVLNMHPTEGRHKAFSFCTSHLSAVALFYGTVTFVYVIPKSSHSSDDIKVVSVFYTVVVPMLNPLIYSLRNKEVKEAMRKLMARKNRSF; translated from the exons ATGTGCCTGGGCGGACAGGCCTCAA CAATAGTACATCACGCTTTTCCATATCATACTGGCACCCACGTAGCTCAGCTTGGCTCTGATGTTGTCTTTGGACACACTTTGGACAACACTTTGGCTGAATGTTTCCTGCTGGCTGCCATGGCCTATGATCACTATGTGGCCA CGCTCCCACTTCTCTACTCTACACACATGTCTTCCAGAGTCTGTATCGTCTTATTGGCTGCTTCCTATCTGGGGGTGTGTGTGAATGCTTCATCATTTACTGGCTGTTTATTGAGCTTGACTTTCTGTGGACCAAATAAAATCAACCATGTCTTCTGTGACCTCCCACCACTAGGGAGGCTTTCTTGTACCCATATTTATGTTGCTGAAGTATCTCCTGCCATCTTAGGTGGGTCAATCATTGTAATCACATTGTTTATCATAGCTGTTTCATATCTATACATCCTGCACTTGGTCCTGAATATGCACCCCACTGAGGGAAGACACAAGGCCTTCTCTTTTTGTACTTCTCACCTCAGTGCAGTCGCTTTGTTTTATGGCACAGTCACATTTGTTTATGTCATACCGAAGTCAAGCCACTCATCTGACGATATTAAAGTGGTGTCTGTGTTCTATACAGTGGTGGTCCCCATGCTGAACCCCTTGATCTACAGTCTGagaaacaaagaggtgaaagaggCAATGAGAAAATTGATGGCTAGAAAAAATAggtcattttga
- the LOC123601315 gene encoding olfactory receptor 481: MENHTAVTEFIILGLTDNPTLCAIFFVIFLGVYVVTIVGNISIIILIRSSPQLHTPMYLFLSHLAFVDIGYSTSVTPIMLMSFLREKTTIPITGCIAQLGSDVTFGTTECFLLATMAYDRYVAICSPLLYSTQMSSVVCFLLLGASYLGGCMNASSFTGCLMNLSFCGPNKINHFFCDLFPLLKLSCGHVFIAEISPAISSASVLISTLFTIIVSYSYILHSILNMRSTEGRKKAFSTCTSHLTAVTLFYGTVLFVYVMPKSSYSADQVKVASVIYTVVVPMLNPLIYSLRNKEVKGAMRKLMARTHWFS; this comes from the coding sequence ATGGAAAACCACACAGCAGTGACAGAGTTCATTATTCTGGGATTAACAGATAATCCCACTCTATGTGCCatcttctttgtgatttttctggGAGTTTATGTAGTTACCATAGTGGGAAATATCAGTATAATCATCTTAATCCGAAGCAGCCCACAGCTGCACACTCCAATGTACCTTTTTCTCAGCCATTTGGCCTTTGTGGACATTGGGTATTCCACATCAGTCACACCAATCATGCTAATgagttttttaagagagaaaacaactATCCCTATCACTGGTTGTATAGCCCAGCTTGGCTCTGATGTCACTTTTGGGACTACAGAATGCTTCCTGCTGGCTACCATGGCCTATgatcgctatgtggccatctgctCTCCCTTACTCTACTCCACCCAGATGTCCTCAGTGGTCTGCTTCCTCCTACTGGGGGCTTCCTACCTGGGTGGATGCATGAACGCTTCATCATTTACAGGCTGTCTGATGAATCTATCTTTCTGTGGACCAAATAAAATCAACCATTTTTTCTGTGACCTCTTTCCACTCTTGAAGCTTTCTTGTGGCCATGTTTTTATTGCTGAAATATCTCCCGCCATCTCTTCTGCATCCGTCCTCATAAGCACACTGTTTACCATAATTGTGTCCTACAGCTACATCCTCCACTCAATTCTGAATATGCGCTCTactgaggggaggaagaaggccTTCTCAACCTGCACTTCCCACCTCACTGCCGTCACTTTGTTTTATGGGACAGTTTTGTTCGTTTATGTGATGCCCAAGTCCAGTTATTCAGCTGATCAGGTCAAAGTGGCCTCTGTCATCTATACAGTGGTGGTCCCCATGTTGAATCCCCTCATCTACAGTCTGAGGAACAAGGAGGTGAAAGGAGCCATGAGAAAACTAATGGCCAGAACACACTGGTTTTCCTGA
- the LOC123600465 gene encoding olfactory receptor 10T2-like — protein sequence MMDNHTTVSTFLLWGFSSFPDLQGLLFVMIFFSHVTILAANVCIMVAIKLSHNLHTPMYFFLCGLSFSETCTTMAIIPRMLVDLLSDSKAISLPECATQMFFFFGLGANNCFIMAAMSYDRYTAIHSPLRYKVLMTHKICFQFMMASWMAGFLVSLCIVITVFNLSFCDSNIIEHFFCDISPVVCLACDYTSHHEMAIFVLSAFVLVGSFVFIMMSYVFIVSRVVKMPSAKGKYKAFSTCSSHLTVVCIHYGFAGFVYLRPKDRDSFREDMLMAVTYTVLTPLLNPIVYSLRNKDMQTALRKVLGKTNRFIPQMGSRRTPDIKNVWTVDK from the coding sequence ATGATGGACAATCATACCACAGTGAGCACATTCCTTCTGTGGGGGTTTTCCAGTTTCCCAGACTTGCAGGGTCTCCTCTTTGTGATGATTTTCTTCTCCCATGTGACCATCCTAGCTGCAAATGTGTGCATAATGGTGGCCATCAAGCTGAGTCACAACCTTCACACCcccatgtattttttcctctgtggtcTGTCCTTTTCAGAAACTTGTACCACTATGGCAATCATCCCCCGCATGCTAGTGGACTTGCTATCAGATAGCAAGGCCATCTCTCTTCCTGAGTGTGCCACacagatgtttttcttctttggcttgGGAGCCAATAACTGCTTCATCATGGCTGCCATGTCTTACGACCGTTACACTGCCATTCACAGCCCACTGCGCTATAAGGTCTTGATGACCCATAAGATCTGCTTTCAGTTCATGATGGCCTCTTGGATGGCTGGGTTCCTGGTTTCTCTGTGCATCGTCATCACTGTATTCaacttgtctttctgtgactccAACATCATCGAGCACTTCTTCTGTGACATCTCACCTGTGGTCTGCCTTGCCTGTGATTACACCTCCCATCACGAAATGGCTATTTTTGTGCTCTCTGCCTTCGTGTTGGTGGGCAGCTTTGTTTTCATTATGATGTCCTATGTCTTCATTGTGTCCAGAGTTGTGAAGATGCCTTCTGCCAAGGGGAAGTATAAGGCCTTCTCCACTTGCTCCTCCCACCTCACTGTGGTGTGCATACACTATGGATTTGCTGGCTTTGTCTATTTGAGGCCCAAGGACAGGGACTCATTCCGTGAAGACATGCTGATGGCGGTCACATACACAGTGCTGACACCTCTGCTTAACCCCATCGTTTATAGTCTCAGAAACAAAGACATGCAGACAGCCCTAAGGAAGGTATTAGGCAAGACAAATAGGTTCATCCCTCAGATGGGGAGTAGAAGAACACCGGACATTAAAAATGTATGGACTGTTgataaataa